The Chroicocephalus ridibundus chromosome 4, bChrRid1.1, whole genome shotgun sequence genome contains the following window.
CGCACTGGCGCTCGCCAGAGACGCGCCGTGATTGAACTGTATTTTAACTACTCTTAAAAGGCTAAATTGCAACTCTCACGCTGGCTTCggagaaggagggggggaggcggcaaaaaaaaaaaaaaagaaagagcaaaccgtaatttaaaatgtgttgatcgtaaaaaaaaaaaaatcttattcggTAATTAAAACGTATCTTGACTCCTTCCCAATAGCTCCTTACAAGCCCGTGCCACTGCTCCCTTTGCAAATGTTGCACGTACCAGGTACTTCCTTCTAAGCCTTGTAGTGATTCAGAACAGAGGGAATAAGCAAAATGATCATAAATTTCCTAATTAGAGATTTCGCACCAAGACAAAAAGGTGTTAATGAGTTTAATTCCAGTGCCTGTCATTGTCCCTTTTTTCACACCACTTATTTACTAATGGCCCAGAGGGCTGCTCCCGTCTCTCCTTTGTTAAGATTTTAATTTgccttcttttctgcctttgatgTAAAATTGTGACCTACAACTCTTTGAAGTCCCTTATTAGGAGGAAAATTAACTTAGCTTTTCCACTGTATCTGCCCACTGTTAGCCCAGACAAAATGTAGAGAACTCCTTAAAGATTCAGTACAGTAGGAAAATTTTCAAGGTAGCTCtggaaatgcaaatttttttaaaaaaaacctaatagACTTTTAAATCTATATTAGGAGATGTAACCCTCGCCAGGGCCGGAGagcgggaagggaaggagggaatatcttaataaagaaaacaaaatgaacccGGTCAAGGAAAGGCTGTAAATTTGAAAACCTGAAAAGGGAgacgggagggggggggggagcctttatttttaaatgtcacaaCTTTTTCCTGTCCCTCTCGTGTGCCGCTCACAGCTGACACCCTGGCTTCCTATGctccgggggagggggggggcctaTGAAAGAAATTATATCTAAATCTATCTCTATATAATTAGAATACCATGAGGCAGGGTTAAACCTTTGTAAAACACACAACTGATTGGCGATCGCTAAAACGAGATTTGAAAGCAACTCAAATAAAAGATCGCGACGTCAGTAAAcagatttagggaaaaaaaaaaaaaaaggaaggagaaaaaaaaagaaaagcagctagtGACAAACCCGGCGAGAGCGAGCTCTGGgcatgagagagagagggaggcagagggagagagagagacttaaaAGAAATAGGAGGGGCTTGTGAGAGACTAGAAATGTCAATCAGAGCCCAGAGTCCCAATAATCTCAGGCAATCTGTTAGGACCTGACCTGGGTCCACTCAGATCAATAGGAAAAGTGAGAGAAGAAAGAAGCGATCGGATCGTTTACCGCAGCGGCCGAGGACAGGAGGGAGCCCGCGGCCTCCGcgcacccccggctcccccccccccactccccaatGTCCGCCGGAGTTTGCGGGAGGCGCTGAAAGTGCGGGCGGCCGGCGAGGGCGAGCGACCCGGCTGCCTCCTCCGCTCCCGGCCCTGCTactttctcccctttctctctcccttcttcctctcttctccccccctcccctcctcctcctcctcctcctccccccctcctcccctgcccccgctcccccaccatGTCTTTCCCCCAGCTGGGCTACCAGTACATCAGGCCGATTTACCCGGCGGAgcgcccggggagcggcggctcccgcggcggcgccGAGCTGGCCCCGTCCGGGACCCTCTCCAACGTCCTCTCCTCCATGTACGGCGCTCCctacgccgccgccgccgccgcccagggcTACGGAGCCTTCCTGCCCTACGCCGCCGAGCTGCCCATCTTCCCCCAGCTGGTAAgagacccccccagctccccctcggGGCTCGCCGGGACCGGGTTCGCGCTGGGGATCCATCGGGGAacagccggcggggggggggtgggctgtcAAGGGGGGACGGGGCGTTATCGCCGCCCTGCGCCGGGAGAGCGGCCGGagagaggcagggatggagcggCCACCCCGCGGCtttgcccccccctcccgccccggtcCGCCCGCAAGGTTTGACGGCTGCGGGGACGGGCGGCCGCCCGGGGAGCCGGCCCTTTCACCCGGGCACCCCGAGGGCAGCGCGGCGGAGCGGGGAGGCGGCTCGGCCCGGTGCGGAGCGGGCTCGGCTGCCGGTGCGGGATGGAggggccccgggccgggccccggcgcgCCGTCTCAGCCGGGCCGCCCCTTCCCTCTCGCTGCAGGGCGCCCAGTACGAGCTGAAGGAGAGCCCGGGGGTGCAGCACGCCgccttcccccaccaccaccccgcctTCTACCCCTACGGGCAATACCAGTTCGGGGACCCGTCGCGGCCCAAGAACGCCACCCGGGAGAGCACCAGCACCCTCAAGGCCTGGCTCAACGAGCACCGGAAAAACCCCTACCCGACCAAGGGCGAGAAGATCATGCTGGCCATCATCACCAAAATGACCCTCACCCAGGTCTCCACCTGGTTCGCCAACGCGCGGCGGCGGCtcaaaaaggagaataaaatgaCCTGGGCCCCCCGCAGCCGGACGGACGAGGAGGGCAACTCCTACGGGAGCGACCACGAGGGGGAAGAGGACAAgagggaggacgaggaggagaTCGACCTGGAGAACATCGACACCGAGAACATCGAGAGCAACAAGGACGAGCTGGAGGACGAGCTGCAGGACGCCGACCTGCTGCATTCCGACTCCAAGACGGACTCGGAGGGCTCCGAGGGCTTCGAGGACCTGCCCGGCTCCGAGGAGCGCTACCTCAAGGCCGCCGAGGGGGAGCCGCACCACCtccgccaccaccacctccaccaccaccatcaccaccaccaccaccacaagtgcgagctccccgccgccgccgccccccccgccggcctGGAGCCCCTTAAGCcgcccctccagcctcctccgCACCACCTCTCGCCcccctcctcagcctcctcctccgccgcctcctccccgacGGACGGCGCTTTGGCCGGCACCCTGCCGAAGCCCAAGATCTGGTCGCTGGCCGAGACGGCCACCAGCCCGGACAACCCCCGCAAGTCtcccggcggcggctccccgccggcggccgccccccagccgctgccgctgccccccccgccgccccacagACTcgtctcctcctgccccctgggCAAGTTCCCCAACTGGACCAACCGCGCCTTCCcggcccaccaccaccaccaccacccgcccCCGCACCCGCTGGCCTTACTGAACACTCCccacctgctggggctgggggccgcccccgccgccccccccgccacctccgccGCCTTCCCGCGGCCCGCGGACCAGGCGCAGAGCGCGGAGCCCGCCGGAGCAGGTGACCGCTGAGGGAcgcggcggggacgggacgggacggcgcTGCgctgcgcggagcggcgcgggagGCCCCGCGGCACCTTGTGCGTGGGGTcgaggccgggggcgggggggggagggggggacgccGGCCCCGCGGGTTTCTCAggctgcccccggcccggcccggcccggcccggccccgccgtcgGGGCGCaggtggcggcgggcgggcggccgcggggctcccgggggcggcggcggcggcggcggcggcgggggggtgctCCTCGCCGGGTTAGTCTCAGCCCCCGAGATTTACCTTCCTCCGACGGAGataatttctgttgctgttgttgctgctcaAGTCGTCTTTGTGGGAAGGACCCGGCCGGAAGGCTCGCTCCGGCGCTGGGTTATTGTCCTTCTGACGGTCACTCCTGCAGCAAAGCGGTCGCTTGGTCGTATTTGCAACTTGCTGAGAAGAGATCTCGAGTCTAGAGGCTTATttcagggatgggggggggagtaAAACAGGGACTATAAaggaacgctttttttttttttccttctctttttagaTCGATCTAGTGCCTTGGAAGTAGAGAAAAAGTTAATaaagacagctttccagccagtgCAGAGGCGGTAAGAGATTGcttcctcagtctcctaaggaTATATAGAGGGAGTTGTAAATGGTTAGCTTATTTTCTCCGCTGCTTTAGTCCCCTTTCCAGGGCGGTTTCTTGTTCTTCCTCTGCGTGCGCGGTGGGTTATTCTGATTAtctatagatatatttttttgccGTTCTCTCTTCTGGAGGTGGCGAGCGCTTCCCGCGGGCAGGCCGAGCTGCGGTCGGGGTTGCGGAGCCGTGCGGGGACCGAGCCcggggtcgggccgggccgggcgggagcgCACCGGGGACCTCGAgcacccccggcccgcccggGACCCGCCGGTGCCGCCTGGCCCGAGGGGGAAATACAGCGGCAGTAG
Protein-coding sequences here:
- the IRX3 gene encoding iroquois-class homeodomain protein IRX-3 — protein: MSFPQLGYQYIRPIYPAERPGSGGSRGGAELAPSGTLSNVLSSMYGAPYAAAAAAQGYGAFLPYAAELPIFPQLGAQYELKESPGVQHAAFPHHHPAFYPYGQYQFGDPSRPKNATRESTSTLKAWLNEHRKNPYPTKGEKIMLAIITKMTLTQVSTWFANARRRLKKENKMTWAPRSRTDEEGNSYGSDHEGEEDKREDEEEIDLENIDTENIESNKDELEDELQDADLLHSDSKTDSEGSEGFEDLPGSEERYLKAAEGEPHHLRHHHLHHHHHHHHHHKCELPAAAAPPAGLEPLKPPLQPPPHHLSPPSSASSSAASSPTDGALAGTLPKPKIWSLAETATSPDNPRKSPGGGSPPAAAPQPLPLPPPPPHRLVSSCPLGKFPNWTNRAFPAHHHHHHPPPHPLALLNTPHLLGLGAAPAAPPATSAAFPRPADQAQSAEPAGADRSSALEVEKKLIKTAFQPVQRRPQNQLDAAMVLSALSSS